The following coding sequences lie in one Myxococcus xanthus genomic window:
- a CDS encoding GNAT family N-acetyltransferase yields MSEKNHTIVRPVERGDFEQWLPYWKSYLEFYKITLPEEVTQATWERFFDDREPMHSAVAVDGERIVGFVNYLFHRSTWAQNDFCYLEDLFVAPETRGRQVGKKLIEFVQQRARAKDCGRLYWHTQETNLTAQRLYDWIGEKPGVIEYRMSLA; encoded by the coding sequence ATGAGCGAGAAGAATCACACGATCGTTCGCCCCGTTGAGAGGGGCGACTTTGAACAATGGCTGCCGTACTGGAAGAGCTACCTGGAATTCTACAAGATCACTTTGCCGGAGGAAGTGACCCAGGCGACCTGGGAGCGATTCTTCGACGACCGCGAGCCAATGCACTCGGCCGTCGCGGTGGACGGCGAACGAATCGTTGGGTTTGTCAACTATCTCTTCCACCGTTCGACGTGGGCGCAGAATGACTTCTGCTACCTCGAAGACCTCTTCGTCGCTCCAGAGACACGGGGACGCCAAGTAGGCAAGAAGCTCATCGAGTTCGTACAGCAGCGCGCCCGCGCAAAGGATTGCGGGCGTCTCTACTGGCATACTCAAGAAACCAATCTCACGGCGCAACGACTCTACGATTGGATCGGAGAGAAGCCTGGTGTGATCGAATATCGGATGTCGCTCGCTTGA
- a CDS encoding MGMT family protein: MALRAKTKTAKAEAKKASLPFSKAVWQAVRAIPRGQVRSYAQVALYAGRPGAARGVGREMATLPQKPELPLPWWRVTRSDGTLAPQVAQEQARRLRAEGMEVAQRGDTFRVKVPREAPAPGLATKRKR, translated from the coding sequence GTGGCGCTCCGAGCGAAGACGAAGACAGCGAAGGCCGAAGCGAAGAAGGCTTCCCTCCCCTTCTCCAAGGCGGTGTGGCAGGCGGTCCGGGCCATTCCGCGCGGGCAGGTGCGCTCCTATGCCCAGGTGGCGCTCTACGCGGGCCGTCCTGGGGCGGCGAGGGGCGTGGGCCGGGAGATGGCCACCCTGCCCCAGAAGCCCGAGCTGCCGCTGCCCTGGTGGCGCGTCACGCGCTCGGACGGAACGCTGGCGCCCCAGGTGGCGCAGGAGCAGGCACGGCGCCTGAGGGCCGAGGGCATGGAAGTGGCACAGCGTGGGGACACCTTCCGCGTGAAGGTGCCCCGCGAGGCACCGGCCCCTGGACTGGCAACGAAGCGGAAGCGCTGA
- a CDS encoding YggS family pyridoxal phosphate-dependent enzyme, with translation MSTPAYSPAYSVEDFRRNLATVRGRIAAACARVGRDPVEVRLLPVSKTMPKARIRMAYAAGCREFGENKVQEALGKAEAMADLTDLRWSVIGHLQTNKAKVVARFASEFQALDSLRVAEALDRRLQVEGRALDVLVQVNTSGEASKFGLPPDEVARFVRELPAFSSLRVRGLMTLALLSADPTRVRPCFTLLRELRARLREEAPAGITMNELSMGMSGDFELAVEEGATIVRVGQAIFGPRELPDSHYWPEPNATSDHTS, from the coding sequence ATCAGCACCCCGGCATATTCACCTGCGTACAGCGTCGAGGACTTTCGGCGCAACCTGGCGACTGTTCGCGGGCGCATCGCCGCTGCGTGCGCGCGCGTCGGTCGCGATCCGGTCGAGGTCCGTCTCCTGCCGGTCAGCAAGACCATGCCCAAGGCCCGCATCCGCATGGCCTACGCGGCTGGCTGCCGCGAATTCGGCGAGAACAAGGTCCAGGAGGCGTTGGGTAAGGCCGAGGCGATGGCAGATCTCACCGACCTGCGGTGGTCGGTGATCGGGCACCTCCAGACGAACAAAGCGAAGGTCGTCGCGCGCTTCGCCAGCGAGTTTCAGGCGCTGGACAGCCTTCGCGTCGCGGAGGCGCTCGATCGACGCTTGCAGGTGGAAGGGCGCGCGCTCGACGTGTTGGTGCAGGTCAACACGTCCGGTGAGGCCAGCAAGTTCGGCCTGCCGCCGGATGAGGTCGCCCGCTTCGTCCGCGAGTTGCCCGCCTTCTCCTCGCTGCGCGTCCGTGGGCTGATGACTCTCGCGCTGCTGTCGGCCGATCCGACGCGTGTGCGTCCGTGCTTCACGCTGCTTCGGGAGCTGCGCGCGCGGCTGCGTGAGGAGGCGCCGGCTGGCATCACGATGAACGAGCTCTCGATGGGGATGTCCGGCGACTTCGAGTTGGCTGTCGAGGAGGGAGCTACCATCGTGCGCGTGGGGCAGGCGATCTTCGGCCCTCGCGAGCTGCCCGACAGCCACTATTGGCCTGAGCCGAACGCGACCTCAGACCACACGTCGTAA
- a CDS encoding GFA family protein, with protein sequence MSCPRSSEKARRGFCSTCGASLFLDPLDTRMHDWIGIAMGAFEGPTNTTVKMHIFVEENGDSYEITDGLPQHER encoded by the coding sequence CTGAGCTGCCCCCGGTCGTCGGAGAAGGCGCGGCGCGGCTTCTGCTCGACGTGCGGGGCCTCCCTCTTCTTGGACCCGCTCGACACGCGCATGCACGACTGGATCGGCATCGCGATGGGCGCCTTCGAGGGACCCACGAACACGACGGTGAAAATGCACATCTTCGTCGAAGAGAACGGCGACTCCTACGAAATCACCGATGGGTTGCCGCAGCATGAGAGGTGA
- a CDS encoding MAPEG family protein, whose translation MHSPILAPIVALVSWSMVMWAWMYATRLPAMFKVSMKPDPYAPRGEQMSQLPAKVRWKADNYNHLMEQPTIFYAITLALALLGEGTGLNLLLAWSYVGLRVVHSLVQALINKIELRFALFVLSSLVLFGLTFKAAMAVL comes from the coding sequence ATGCACAGCCCCATTCTCGCTCCCATCGTCGCGCTCGTGTCCTGGTCCATGGTCATGTGGGCATGGATGTATGCCACTCGCTTGCCGGCCATGTTCAAGGTCAGCATGAAACCCGACCCGTATGCACCGCGCGGCGAGCAGATGAGCCAACTGCCGGCCAAGGTGCGCTGGAAGGCCGACAACTACAACCACCTGATGGAGCAGCCGACGATCTTCTACGCCATCACCCTGGCACTGGCCCTGCTGGGCGAAGGAACTGGCCTCAACCTGCTACTGGCCTGGAGCTATGTGGGCCTGCGCGTGGTGCATAGCCTGGTGCAGGCGCTCATCAACAAGATCGAGCTGCGCTTCGCGCTCTTCGTGCTGTCGTCACTGGTGCTGTTCGGACTGACGTTCAAGGCGGCCATGGCTGTGCTCTGA
- a CDS encoding IS66 family transposase — MFSFWSLPRSDTFSTRTTTAYVRQHGLTRFLEDARIPLGSNPVERALRGVVLGRKNHYGSRSHRGTEVTAVFYSLLEFAKLCDIEPKDYLLSRLLLEGGARNSQECLELDPLGDFAHETNRDSVEGGGQEQRGRGGQLTGASEL, encoded by the coding sequence GTGTTCTCATTCTGGAGTCTCCCTCGATCCGACACGTTCTCCACGCGCACGACAACGGCATACGTGCGGCAGCACGGCCTCACCCGATTCCTCGAGGACGCGCGCATTCCGCTGGGCTCCAACCCTGTGGAGAGAGCGCTCCGCGGCGTTGTCCTCGGTCGCAAGAACCACTACGGGAGCCGCTCGCATCGGGGCACCGAGGTGACCGCCGTGTTCTACTCCCTGCTTGAGTTCGCGAAGCTGTGCGACATTGAGCCCAAGGACTACCTCCTGTCCCGTCTTCTTCTCGAAGGCGGCGCTCGCAACAGTCAGGAGTGCCTCGAACTCGATCCCCTTGGGGACTTCGCGCATGAGACGAATAGGGACTCAGTTGAGGGTGGCGGGCAGGAGCAGAGGGGACGAGGAGGGCAGCTGACGGGGGCGTCCGAGCTGTGA
- a CDS encoding pirin-like C-terminal cupin domain-containing protein — protein sequence MENGADVAALLLLQGRPSGEPVIHYGPFAMNSRQEIQQLRQLPVAEQQPRQPAQGRQLRAALQRPPRTAGLTGMRGIRRRIPPSTGLVTRPTGKKSHKPLIILDFSNAKPLLMCCLKTEQCDTVWRSRDGFFAPGVPAPVRPHPVVPPLHVAPGTRHSSRHGSQAH from the coding sequence GTGGAGAACGGCGCGGACGTAGCGGCTCTGCTGCTCTTGCAAGGGCGTCCCAGTGGCGAACCCGTCATCCACTACGGCCCGTTCGCGATGAACTCGCGGCAAGAAATCCAGCAGCTTCGTCAGCTGCCCGTGGCCGAGCAACAACCCCGTCAACCCGCTCAAGGAAGGCAGCTTCGCGCGGCACTCCAACGGCCGCCTCGAACGGCTGGCTTGACGGGCATGAGGGGAATCCGCCGCAGAATCCCCCCCTCAACCGGGCTAGTGACACGTCCGACCGGCAAAAAATCGCACAAGCCCTTGATTATATTGGACTTTTCGAACGCAAAGCCGCTCCTGATGTGTTGTTTAAAAACAGAGCAGTGTGACACCGTCTGGAGGTCCCGCGATGGCTTCTTCGCTCCAGGAGTTCCTGCGCCAGTCAGGCCCCACCCTGTCGTCCCACCTCTGCACGTTGCTCCAGGGACAAGGCATTCCAGCCGCCACGGCTCGCAAGCGCATTGA
- a CDS encoding PLP-dependent aminotransferase family protein has product MDSPRVNNGEGPVRRPWRFDFTLERDTSVTQQTQLTRALIHEIQRGRLPPGSMLPGSRTLADQLGVNRKVVVAAVDELVAQGWLETRPASGTRVAASLPRSAIADVELPTQRKTAWPRRDTSLVSITDGLPDPRLAPQAELARAYARALRSLSRAAAGYGDAAGDPSLREVISSFVNQARGLSTTIDEIFLARGAQGALGLYALAMLERGDVVAVEVPGYAPAWRAFEFAGAKVSYIPIDGEGLRTDVLEKTARRLSGKLKAVYVTPHHQYPTSVSMTPERRIKLLQLAEHFDFTIVEDDYDYEYHFEGEPLLPLHATGGSRRVVYIASLSKLLAPTVRLGYLVASEECIRKLKETRELLERQGDVVLEHAIAELFEDGTLQRHARRARREYKARRDHLLSRLRATPALDECFDYSVPAGGLALWLTLRRGSIDSLVARAREEHLLMAPGSTYLPKGRLDAVRLGFAAHTPDELTRICDTLARCIPS; this is encoded by the coding sequence ATGGACAGCCCCAGAGTCAATAATGGCGAGGGTCCAGTTAGGCGACCGTGGCGCTTCGACTTCACCCTCGAACGGGACACGTCCGTAACGCAGCAGACGCAGCTCACCCGAGCGCTCATCCACGAGATCCAGCGCGGGAGGCTCCCTCCGGGCTCGATGCTACCAGGAAGCCGAACCCTCGCAGACCAGCTCGGGGTGAATCGGAAGGTGGTCGTCGCGGCGGTTGACGAGCTCGTCGCCCAGGGATGGCTCGAGACGCGCCCCGCCTCTGGAACGCGCGTGGCGGCCTCCCTACCGCGCTCGGCGATCGCTGACGTCGAGTTGCCCACGCAGCGCAAGACGGCCTGGCCCCGTCGGGACACCTCCCTCGTGTCGATAACCGATGGGTTGCCGGACCCTCGGCTCGCGCCGCAGGCGGAGTTGGCGCGCGCATACGCGCGGGCGCTTCGCTCACTCAGCCGAGCGGCGGCGGGCTACGGCGACGCAGCAGGAGATCCGAGCCTCCGCGAAGTGATTTCGAGCTTCGTCAATCAGGCTCGCGGGCTCTCCACAACCATCGATGAGATCTTCCTCGCTCGTGGAGCGCAGGGCGCGCTCGGTCTCTACGCACTGGCGATGCTCGAACGTGGCGACGTGGTCGCTGTGGAGGTGCCAGGTTACGCACCTGCGTGGCGCGCGTTCGAGTTTGCGGGGGCTAAGGTCTCGTACATCCCCATCGATGGCGAGGGCTTGAGGACCGACGTCCTCGAGAAGACGGCGCGGAGGTTGTCGGGCAAGTTGAAGGCTGTCTACGTGACGCCGCATCATCAGTACCCGACGTCGGTCTCCATGACGCCGGAACGACGGATAAAGCTGCTGCAGCTTGCCGAGCACTTCGACTTCACCATCGTCGAGGACGACTACGACTACGAGTACCACTTCGAAGGTGAGCCGCTGCTGCCGCTCCACGCGACCGGAGGCTCGCGGCGCGTCGTCTACATCGCGTCGCTGTCCAAGCTGCTCGCGCCGACCGTGCGGCTCGGCTACCTCGTCGCGTCGGAGGAGTGCATTCGCAAGCTGAAGGAAACGCGTGAGCTGCTCGAACGACAAGGTGACGTCGTCCTCGAGCACGCCATCGCGGAGCTCTTCGAAGACGGGACACTCCAGCGTCACGCGAGGCGAGCCCGTCGAGAATACAAAGCACGCCGAGATCACCTCCTCTCGCGGCTCCGCGCGACGCCTGCGCTCGACGAGTGCTTCGACTACTCCGTGCCGGCGGGTGGGTTGGCGCTGTGGCTGACCCTGCGCAGGGGGAGCATCGACTCGTTGGTGGCAAGGGCGCGTGAGGAGCACCTGCTGATGGCCCCAGGCTCCACCTATCTTCCCAAGGGGCGCCTGGACGCCGTTCGGCTCGGGTTCGCCGCGCACACGCCGGACGAGCTTACGCGAATCTGCGACACGCTCGCCCGTTGCATTCCAAGCTGA
- a CDS encoding galactose oxidase-like domain-containing protein: MGQWTPVQKWPYSAVHTHVLPTGKVMFFSEFGDGDTPTLWDPQTNVLTTLPKAGFNIFCAGHAFMPDGRLLVAGGHITDDSGLPYAAIFDPFKLTWTRLPNMNAGRWYPTVTTLPNGDMLVIGGAKEDRTKNLIPQVWQTSKNSWRNLTGASLELMYYPWMFVTSTGKTLMAGYWKPARYLDTNGTGAWTSGPRTNYARSRNAGSAVMYDDGKVLITGGDNPPTNNVEVLDLNAAKPAWRTVRPMRYVRRQHNSTVLPDGTVLVTGGHSGPGTDNPKFPRLETELWNPVTEQWSVLAPASAYRGYHSTTVLLPDGRVLSAGSRNVKTMQVFSPPYLFNGPRPTISSAPASIAYGETFRVNTPEAASITMASWVRLGSVTHAFDENQRFMKLRFTASGGGLNVVAPPNPNVAPPGHYMLFLLNSKKVPSVAKIIRIGGGGTTPLPTEPPPNTGFTAVAFGSEWKYDDRNVDPGSAWTSSGFSDASWKKGPAQLGYGETDEETVLTKTTPAQPTVYFRRKFTVHGMVEQATLQVIHDDGVAVFLNGTQVFSKYVGSTAHSAYASGTASDNTLSQTPVSGARFVMGENTLAVMVKQANATSSDLSFDLELKVTTDGMQHDALFMESPNGGETLRPGNVQMLQWMTHGAGVDNVRVEFSPDDGANWTLVDQGVPNIGFYEWTVPNTETSKGVLRISDASRPDISDRTDLPFTISRTPQFQAIAFGEYWKFDDSNVNPGTQWTSVNFDDDAWRSGPAKLGYGDGDEHTVLNKTKPLQPSVYFRRKLTLGEAIRTANLRVLHDDGVAIWVNGTLVYSRYADDGLGHGTFASRVLKNAVISTARFDGSAFVVGENIIAVMVKQANAESSDVAFDLELNLEAK; encoded by the coding sequence GTGGGACAATGGACCCCCGTCCAGAAGTGGCCGTACTCCGCGGTCCACACCCACGTGCTCCCCACCGGGAAAGTGATGTTCTTCTCCGAGTTCGGGGACGGAGACACCCCCACGCTCTGGGACCCGCAGACCAACGTCCTCACCACGCTGCCCAAGGCGGGCTTCAACATCTTCTGCGCGGGCCATGCCTTCATGCCGGATGGCCGGCTGCTCGTGGCCGGTGGCCACATCACGGATGACTCCGGCCTGCCCTACGCCGCCATCTTCGACCCCTTCAAGCTCACCTGGACGCGGCTGCCGAACATGAACGCCGGCCGCTGGTACCCCACCGTCACCACGCTCCCCAATGGGGACATGCTGGTGATTGGCGGCGCCAAGGAAGACAGGACCAAGAACCTGATTCCCCAAGTCTGGCAGACGTCGAAGAACTCCTGGCGCAACCTGACGGGCGCGAGCTTGGAGCTCATGTACTACCCGTGGATGTTCGTGACTAGCACGGGAAAGACGCTCATGGCGGGGTACTGGAAGCCCGCGCGGTACCTCGACACGAATGGCACCGGCGCCTGGACCTCCGGGCCTCGCACCAACTACGCCCGCAGCCGCAACGCGGGCAGCGCGGTGATGTATGACGACGGCAAGGTGCTGATCACCGGTGGCGACAATCCCCCCACCAACAACGTGGAGGTTCTCGACCTCAACGCCGCGAAGCCCGCCTGGCGCACCGTGCGGCCCATGCGCTACGTGCGCCGCCAGCACAACAGCACCGTGCTCCCGGACGGCACGGTGCTCGTCACCGGCGGCCACAGCGGCCCCGGCACCGACAACCCCAAGTTCCCCCGCCTGGAGACGGAGCTGTGGAACCCCGTCACCGAGCAGTGGTCGGTGCTGGCGCCCGCGTCGGCCTATCGCGGCTATCACTCCACCACCGTGCTGTTGCCGGACGGACGCGTGCTGTCCGCGGGCAGCCGCAACGTCAAGACGATGCAGGTCTTCTCCCCGCCGTATCTCTTCAATGGCCCGCGCCCCACCATCTCCTCCGCGCCCGCGTCCATCGCCTATGGAGAGACCTTCCGCGTCAACACCCCCGAGGCGGCCAGCATCACCATGGCGTCCTGGGTTCGCCTGGGCTCCGTCACCCACGCCTTCGACGAGAACCAGCGCTTCATGAAGCTGCGCTTCACCGCCAGCGGCGGGGGGCTCAACGTCGTCGCGCCGCCCAACCCGAACGTGGCGCCGCCCGGCCACTACATGCTGTTCCTGCTCAACTCGAAGAAGGTGCCGTCGGTCGCGAAGATCATCCGCATCGGCGGAGGAGGCACGACGCCGCTCCCGACCGAACCTCCTCCCAACACCGGCTTCACCGCGGTGGCCTTCGGCTCCGAGTGGAAGTACGACGACCGCAACGTCGACCCGGGCTCCGCCTGGACGTCTTCTGGCTTCAGCGACGCGTCCTGGAAGAAGGGCCCGGCCCAGCTCGGCTATGGCGAGACGGACGAGGAGACGGTGCTGACGAAGACGACGCCGGCGCAGCCCACCGTCTACTTCCGCCGCAAGTTCACCGTCCACGGCATGGTGGAGCAGGCCACGCTCCAGGTGATTCACGACGATGGCGTGGCGGTGTTCCTCAATGGCACCCAGGTGTTCTCCAAGTATGTCGGCTCAACCGCGCACTCGGCCTATGCCTCCGGCACAGCTTCCGACAACACCTTGAGCCAGACGCCCGTCTCCGGCGCCCGCTTCGTGATGGGTGAGAACACGCTGGCCGTCATGGTGAAGCAGGCGAACGCCACCTCCAGTGACCTGTCCTTCGACCTGGAGCTGAAGGTGACCACCGACGGCATGCAGCACGATGCCCTCTTCATGGAGAGCCCCAACGGCGGCGAGACGCTGCGCCCGGGCAACGTCCAGATGCTCCAGTGGATGACCCACGGCGCGGGCGTCGACAACGTGCGGGTGGAGTTCTCGCCCGACGACGGGGCCAACTGGACCCTGGTCGACCAGGGTGTCCCCAACATCGGCTTCTATGAGTGGACGGTGCCGAACACCGAGACGTCCAAGGGCGTGCTGCGAATCTCGGACGCCTCGCGTCCGGACATCAGCGACCGCACGGACCTGCCCTTCACCATCTCCCGGACGCCCCAGTTCCAGGCCATCGCCTTCGGCGAGTACTGGAAGTTCGATGACAGCAACGTGAACCCGGGCACGCAGTGGACGTCGGTCAACTTCGACGACGACGCATGGCGCTCGGGCCCCGCGAAGCTCGGCTATGGGGACGGGGACGAGCACACCGTGCTCAACAAGACGAAGCCCCTTCAGCCGAGCGTCTACTTCCGCAGGAAGCTCACGCTCGGCGAGGCCATCCGCACCGCCAACCTCCGCGTGCTGCATGACGACGGCGTGGCCATCTGGGTGAACGGGACGCTCGTCTACTCGCGGTACGCCGACGACGGCCTCGGCCATGGCACCTTCGCCAGCCGCGTGTTGAAGAACGCCGTCATCAGCACGGCCCGCTTCGACGGCTCTGCCTTCGTCGTGGGGGAGAACATCATCGCGGTGATGGTGAAGCAGGCCAACGCGGAGTCGAGCGACGTGGCGTTCGACCTCGAACTGAACCTCGAAGCGAAGTAG
- a CDS encoding cation diffusion facilitator family transporter, with protein MLGIGLNLAFVGVEATYGILSGSLALLADAGHNLSDVLGLVLAWGASALGRRKATERHTYGFRSATILAALLNALLLLVAVGGMGWEAVRRLGQPATVSSFTIMSVAGVGIVVNAATALLFWKGRERDLNIRGAFLHLAADAAVSLGVVLAGLLIYYTGWAWLDPVVTLVIAGLIFVGTWGLLKDSVNLALQAVPGHIDVRQVRERLIQTPGVSEVHDLHVWAMSTTEAALTAHLVMREPRLDDAFLDDVKRRLHDEFGIEHITLQVEEGALTGCCQLAFEPA; from the coding sequence ATGCTCGGCATCGGTCTCAACCTGGCCTTCGTCGGCGTCGAAGCCACGTATGGCATCCTGTCCGGCTCGCTCGCCCTGCTGGCGGATGCGGGGCACAACCTGAGTGACGTGCTGGGGCTCGTCCTCGCCTGGGGGGCGAGCGCCCTGGGCCGGCGCAAGGCGACGGAGCGCCATACCTACGGCTTCCGGAGCGCCACCATCCTGGCCGCGCTGCTCAACGCCTTGCTGCTGCTGGTCGCGGTGGGCGGCATGGGCTGGGAGGCGGTGCGGCGGCTGGGGCAGCCCGCCACCGTGTCCAGCTTCACCATCATGTCGGTGGCGGGCGTGGGCATCGTCGTCAACGCGGCCACGGCGCTGCTCTTCTGGAAGGGCCGCGAGCGCGACCTCAACATCCGAGGCGCCTTCCTCCACCTGGCAGCTGACGCGGCCGTGTCGCTGGGCGTCGTCCTGGCGGGTCTCCTCATCTACTACACGGGTTGGGCGTGGCTGGACCCGGTGGTGACACTGGTCATCGCGGGCCTCATCTTCGTGGGGACGTGGGGGCTGCTCAAGGACTCCGTCAACCTCGCGCTCCAGGCCGTGCCGGGACACATCGACGTGCGTCAGGTGCGCGAGCGGCTCATTCAGACTCCAGGGGTGTCCGAGGTCCATGACCTGCACGTCTGGGCCATGAGCACCACCGAGGCCGCGCTCACCGCGCACCTCGTCATGCGGGAGCCGCGGCTGGACGACGCCTTCCTCGACGACGTGAAGCGGCGGCTCCATGACGAGTTCGGCATCGAGCACATCACGCTCCAGGTGGAGGAGGGGGCGCTCACGGGTTGCTGCCAGCTCGCGTTCGAGCCTGCCTGA
- a CDS encoding RNA polymerase sigma factor yields the protein MCEAGAMSPEVLALLLQNRQRFLAFLTPHVGSVEAAEEVLQAALLKSVERGSTLREEERAVAWFYRLLRNALIDRYRHEQRQGRALRAFAEESPLSTADAAELERTVCACVSTLTTTLKPEYSDALQRVDLDGQTLAEFAEAAGITHTNAKVRLHRARQALGRRLEQSCGTTCCRKGCVDCPCEEAGGL from the coding sequence ATGTGCGAGGCTGGGGCCATGTCCCCGGAGGTCCTCGCGCTCCTGCTCCAGAACCGCCAGCGCTTCCTCGCCTTCCTGACACCCCACGTCGGGAGCGTCGAGGCGGCGGAGGAGGTGCTCCAGGCCGCGCTGCTCAAGAGCGTGGAGCGCGGGAGCACCCTGCGTGAGGAGGAGCGGGCGGTGGCCTGGTTCTACCGCCTGCTTCGCAACGCGCTCATCGACCGCTACCGGCACGAGCAGCGCCAGGGGCGCGCCCTGCGGGCCTTCGCCGAGGAGAGCCCCCTGTCCACCGCAGACGCGGCGGAGCTGGAGCGGACCGTCTGCGCCTGTGTCTCCACGCTCACCACCACCCTGAAGCCGGAGTACTCCGACGCGCTCCAGCGGGTGGACCTGGACGGGCAGACCCTGGCGGAGTTCGCGGAGGCGGCCGGCATCACCCACACCAACGCGAAGGTGCGCCTCCACCGGGCCCGGCAGGCGCTGGGCCGGAGGCTGGAGCAGTCGTGCGGAACCACTTGCTGCCGCAAGGGCTGCGTGGACTGCCCCTGCGAGGAGGCGGGCGGACTGTAA